The Methanocella sp. genome includes a window with the following:
- a CDS encoding desulfoferrodoxin, with protein sequence MVLLNQVYKCAVCGNIVEVVHESGGTMFCCGQQMVLQKENTVDASKEKHVPVPTFGPSIKVKVGAVPHPMEEKHYIEWIEVIYDGVVDKKFLHPGDKPEAEFPMKADKATVRAYCNVHGHWKA encoded by the coding sequence ATGGTATTATTGAACCAGGTCTACAAGTGCGCCGTCTGCGGCAACATCGTGGAAGTTGTCCACGAGAGCGGCGGCACGATGTTCTGCTGCGGGCAGCAGATGGTACTGCAAAAGGAGAACACCGTGGACGCGAGTAAGGAGAAGCACGTTCCCGTGCCGACGTTCGGCCCGTCCATCAAGGTCAAGGTCGGCGCAGTGCCCCACCCGATGGAGGAGAAACATTATATCGAGTGGATCGAGGTCATCTACGATGGCGTCGTGGATAAAAAGTTCTTGCACCCCGGCGATAAGCCCGAGGCCGAATTCCCCATGAAGGCGGACAAGGCCACGGTCCGGGCATACTGTAATGTCCACGGGCACTGGAAAGCTTAA
- the rbr gene encoding rubrerythrin has translation MKQTIENLTKAFIGESQARNRYTFYASTASKEGYEQIAEIFTMTADNENEHAEWLMKMINQLKATTKDDYSEVHVEAVAPTVWGNTVENLKAAIAGETYEYTSMYPEFARVAKAEGYKDIAGRLQSIAKAEEHHGGRYAKILKELEAGTFFKKPEPVWWYCRKCGYMHFGTAPPDKCPSCDHEKSYYELLNESF, from the coding sequence ATGAAGCAGACAATAGAGAACCTGACGAAAGCTTTTATTGGCGAAAGCCAGGCGAGGAACCGCTACACTTTTTACGCCAGCACCGCCAGCAAGGAGGGCTACGAGCAGATCGCCGAGATCTTCACCATGACGGCGGACAACGAGAACGAGCACGCCGAGTGGCTGATGAAGATGATCAACCAGCTCAAGGCCACCACGAAGGACGATTACAGCGAGGTGCACGTCGAGGCGGTGGCGCCGACCGTGTGGGGCAACACCGTCGAGAACCTGAAGGCCGCGATCGCCGGCGAGACCTACGAGTATACGTCCATGTACCCCGAGTTCGCCCGGGTGGCGAAAGCGGAGGGCTACAAGGACATCGCCGGCCGCCTGCAGTCGATCGCCAAGGCCGAGGAGCACCACGGCGGCCGCTATGCCAAAATACTCAAGGAGCTGGAGGCCGGCACGTTCTTCAAGAAGCCGGAGCCGGTCTGGTGGTACTGCCGGAAGTGCGGCTACATGCACTTCGGCACCGCGCCCCCGGACAAGTGCCCGTCATGCGACCACGAGAAGTCTTACTATGAGCTGTTGAACGAGAGTTTCTAA